The Rhodoferax ferrireducens T118 DNA segment ACCGGCCTGAGATCAGTCCCAGCCGCCTGCTCCGCCGGGCGGTTTTTTTTGGGCCCCATCCGGATGTGGGCATAATTCCCCCCTAAATTATGAATCGACTCGCAGCCATCCTCCCCCTTGCACAGGTGCTTGTGCAGGTTGATGCCACCAGCAAAAAGAGAGCTTTTGAAGAAGCGGGTTTGCTGTTCGAAAACCTGCATGGTCTCAGCCGTTCACTGGTCACCGACAGCCTGTTTTCCCGCGAGCGGCTGGGCTCCACCGGCTTGGGGCACGGCGTTGCCATTCCGCATGGCCGCATCAAGGGCCTGAAGTTGCCCATGGCCGCCGTGCTGCAGTTGACCCGCCCGATCGGCTTTGATGCGCCGGACGAGCAACCGGTCAATTTGCTGATTTTTCTGCTGGTGCCCGAGTCGGCGACGCAAAAGCATCTGGAAATCCTCTCGGAAATAGCCGAAATGCTCAGCGACGCGACCTTGCGGGAAAAAATGGCGCTCAGTGCCAGCGCGGAGGAACTGCATGGGTTCATTGTCAAATGGCAATCGGCCCAGGTGGTCTGATGCCCTGGCCGGGGCGTCGACCTGATTCACTGGATGCCGTGTGAAGCCTAACGTTGTCAGCGCCGATGTGCTTTTTGACGAGTTTCGTGGCGCCCTGAAGTGGGAGTGGCTGGCGGGACTGGGTGCCTCGGAGCGCCGCTTCGACGAGGTGGCGGTGCGTGCCGCACGCTCCGGCGCCGATCTGGTGGGCCACCTCAATTACATCCATCCCTATCGCATCCAGATCTTGGGCCAGCGCGAGATTGCCTATCTCACCAACTCGACGCCGGACGACTGCGCGCGCCGGATTTCCCGCATTGTCACGCTGGAGCCACCGGTACTGATTCTGGCCGACGGGCAGGATGCGCCGCAAGCCCTGTTGTCGATGTGTGAACGGGCCCAGATTCCGATGTTCGCCACCGCGAGCTCATCGGCTTTTGTGATTGATGTGCTGCGCGCCTACTTGTCCAAATATTTTGCCGACCGCATCACAATGCACGGCGTGTTCATGGATATTCTGGGCTTGGGTGTGCTGATCACCGGGGAATCGGGACTTGGCAAAAGTGAGTTGGGCCTGGAGCTGATCTCGCGCGGCAATGGCCTGGTGGCCGACGATGCGGTCGACCTGTACCGCATCAATCAGGACACGATTGAGGGCCGCTGCCCCGAGTTGCTGATGAACCTGCTGGAAGTGCGGGGCATTGGGCTGCTCGATATCCGGGGCATCTTTGGCGAAACCGCCGTGCGACGGCGCATGCGGCTCAAGCTCATTGTGCATCTGGTGCGCCGGGAGACGATGGAGCGCGACTATGAGCGCATTCCCTACGAGCCGCTGACCCAGGATGTGCTTGATGTGCCGGTACGCAAAGTGGTGATCCAGGTGGTGGCGGGGCGCAATATTGCGGTGCTGGTGGAAGCTGCCGTGCGCAACACCATCCTGCAATTGCGCGGCATCGACACTTACCAGGAATTTGTCGAGCGTCACCGCAAGGCCATGAAACTGAGCGAATGAAGCGGGCCCGCTGAAGGGCCGGTGCGGCGCTGTCGTCGTTGGTCAATCCTGGGCGTCGGCCGACGCGGGACGATTGGGACACCGCTCCCGGGTGCAGTGGGCATAGAGACTCAATGCATGGTCGGCAATGGCAAATCCTTTGGCCTTGGCGACCGCGCGCTGGCGTTTTTCGATTTCCGGGTCATAGAACTCTTCCACTTTGCCGCAATCCAGGCACACCAGATGGTCATGGTGCTGCCCCTCGTTGAGCTCATAGACCGCGCGGCCGCTCTCAAAATGGCTCCGAATCAGGATGTCGGCTTGCTCGAACTGGGCCAGCACACGGTACACCGTGGCCAAGCCGACATCCGAGCGCTCCTCCAGCAAGACGCGAAACACGTCCTCGGCCGTCATGTGCCGTTGCCCGCCCTTGTGGAATATTTCCAGTATTTTCAGCCGGGGTAGCGTGGCCTTCAGGCCGGTACTTTTAAGTTCATCGATCTTGGTCATGGCGGGTCTCAGTCTTGCCAGCCGCCAGGTCGATCCTGCAGGCACAGCCGGTACAATGGTCCGATCATATCGCCACACCCCACACCACCTCATGACTGATCTTCAACGTCTTGCGACCCGTTTGGGTCTGATTTTTGCCGCCAGCGCCAGCCTGGTGGCTTGTGGCAGTCTGAATGGCGCCAGTACCAGCATCGCCAGTATCGTGACGCCCTACAAGATTGACATCGTTCAAGGCAATTTTGTGTCCCAGGAGCAGGCCGCTGCGGTCACACCGGGCATGAGCCGTGTGCAGGTCCGCGATATTCTGGGCACGCCCTTGTTGAGCAGCATCTTCCACGCTGACCGCTGGGACTATGTCTTCACTTTCAAACGCCAGGGCCTAGCGCCACAGGCGCGCAAAGTCACCGTGTTTTTCAAGGATGATGCGCTGGAGCGCATCGAGGCCGATGCCTTGCCGACCGAAGCCGAGTTCGTGGCCTCGCTCGATTCAGGACGGCAAGCCGGCAAAGTGCCGGTGCTGGAAATGCCGCCAGAGAGTCTGACGGCGGCGCCGGCCCCGATAAAAACGGTCGAGCCAACGCCGCTGCCGCCGCTGCCCGCGAGCTATCCGCCGCTGGAGCCGGTGGCCCGCTAAGCCGGTTTTTTCAATCTTTCCCGCCTTTTCAGCGTTCGCGACCATGACTCAAAACCTGACCCATCGTGTGGCCATCGCGGGTGCATCTGGCCGCATGGGCCAGATGCTGATCGAAGCCATCAAGAGTGCCCCTGACTGTGAACTGACCGGTGCACTGGACGTGCCGACCAGCCCCGCCCTGGGTGCGGATGCGATGGCATTTTTGGGCCAGACCAGCGGCGTTGCGATCACCGCTGATTTGGCCGTCGGTCTCAAACAGGCCCGGACCCTGATTGATTTCACCCGGCCTGAAGGCACGCTGGCCCATGTGCGCATGTGCCGTGAGTTGGGTGTCAACGTGGTGATTGGCACCACCGGCTTCAGTGACGCGCAAAAGGCCGAGATCACCGCGGCCACGCGTGACATTGCCATTGTGATGGCGCCCAATATGAGCGTGGGGGTCAACGTCACGCTCAAGCTGCTGGAAATGGCGGCCAAGGCGCTGGCCACGGGTTATGACATTGAAATCATCGAGGCGCATCACCGCCACAAGGTCGATGCCCCGTCCGGCACGGCGCTCAAAATGGGCGAGGTGGTGGCCGGCGCACTCGGGCGCGACCTGAAAGACTGCGCCGTCTATGCGCGCCAGGGCGTCACCGGTGAACGTGACCCGTCCTCGATTGGTTTTGCCACCATTCGCGGCGGTGACATTGTGGGCGACCACACCGTGCTGTTTGCCGGTATTGGCGAACGCATTGAGATCAGCCACAAATCGTCCAGCCGTGCCACCTATGCGCAGGGCAGCTTGCGCGCGCTGCGTTTTCTAAGTCAACAAAAAGCAGGTTTGTACGACATGGCTGACGTACTGAACCTGAAATGAACGCGGCCCAGTTGTTTTGGCAGGGCGACACCCTCACCCGGGGTGTGGCGCTGCTGCTCCTGGCCATGTCGGTGGGCAGTTGGGTGGTCATTGTGTGGAAAGCGTGGTTGCTGCGCCGCGCCAGCGCTGACGTGGTGCGCAGCCTTGCCGCCTTCTGGAGCTCCATATCGGTTGCAGAGGCGCTGCACAAGTTGCAGGCTTTTGACCGAGAAGCCCTCGTCATTCCTATGATCGTTGCTACAAAACTTGAAGCAAACGGGACGCTCTCTAGCGCCGGGGACAAGTCCCAGCAACTGACCCGGGTGCTGCGCGATGCGCTGCACGCGGCCTTGACCAAGCTTCACTATGGTCAGGTGTTGCTCGCCACGGTGGGCGCCACGGCGCCGTTTGTGGGCCTGCTGGGCACGGTCTGGGGTATCTACCACGCCCTCATTGGCATCGCAAACGCCGGGCAGGTGACGATCGACAAAATCTCCGGCCCCGTCGGCGAAGCGCTGATCATGACCGCCGCGGGCCTGGCGGTGGCGATTCCGGCGGTGCTGGGTTACAACGTGCTGGGCCGCGTGATCGGGCGCATCGAGGCGCAGCTTGAAGGCTTTGCACGTGATCTGCGGGAACTGGCGGGCACCCAGCCGGTCTGGCAGGTTTAGGCCGTGGCCTGGATACGGCGATGTCGTTTGGCCGTCTAGAGCGCACACCCGGCCCCAAGCCGATGAGCGAGATCAACATGACGCCGCTGGTCGACGTGATGCTGGTGCTGGTGGTGATTTTCATCATCACCGCGCCGCTGCTGGCGAGTTCCATCCAGCTGGACCTGCCCAAAGCCCAGGCCAGCCCGGTCAGCGCGGCACCGAAGTTCGTGACCGTGGTGGTGGATAGATCCGGGCAAACCTTTTTGGATGACCAGGTGTTGACGCTGACTGAGTTGGCGACCCAGCTGGCGCAAACCGCCAGGCTCAACCCCGACCTTGAAGTGCAGCTGCGTGCCGATACCGCGGTACCCTACGGCCGTATCGTTGATGTCATGGGCATTGCCCAAAAAGCAGGATTGAACCGGATTGGTTTTGTGACCAATCCCAAGCCGCCAGTGGCGCCCTAAAATCGCTTGATTGCGATCCCGTGATCGCCAGAGTGAAACCCAATGCAAGAAAAATACACCCCTCTCGACGTCGAACAAGCCGCCCAAAGTCATTGGACGGCAATGGATGCCTACCGCGTCACCGAAGACTCGTCGAAAAAGAAGTTTTACGCCTGCTCCATGCTGCCTTACCCCAGCGGCAAGCTGCACATGGGCCATGTGCGCAACTACACCATCAACGACATGCTCACGCGCTACCTGCGCATGAACGGCTACAACGTGTTGATGCCCATGGGCTGGGACGCCTTTGGCCTGCCGGCCGAGAACGCGGCGCTGAAAAACGGTGTGCCACCGGCCCAGTGGACCTTTGAGAACATCGCTTACATGAAGCAGCAGATGCAGGCCATGGGGCTGGCGATCGACTGGAGCCGCGAGGTTGCCACCTGCGATCCCAGTTATTACAAATGGAACCAGTGGCTGTTTTTGAAGATGCTGGACAAAGGCATTGCCTACCGCAAGACCCAGGTTGTCAACTGGGACCCGGTCGACCAGACCGTGCTGGCGAACGAGCAGGTGATCGACGGCAAGGGCTGGCGCACCGGCGCGACGGTTGAAAAGCGCGAGATTCCGGGCTACTACCTCAAGATCACCGATTACGCCGAGGAGTTGCTGGGGCAGGTGCAGACCGGTTTGCCGGGTTGGCCCGAGCGCGTCAAGCTGATGCAGGAAAACTGGATCGGCAAGAGTGAGGGCGTGCGCTTTGCCTTCACCCATGACATCCGCGACGCGTCCGGCGCGCTGATTGACGACGGCCGCATGTATGTCTTCACCACCCGGCCCGACACCATCAAGGGTGTGACGTTTTGCGCCGTGGCGCCCGAGCATCCGCTGGCGCTGCACGCCGCCAGGGGCAACCCGGCGCTGGCCGCCTTCATCGAGGAATGCAAGACCGGCGGCACCACCGAGGCCGAGCTCGCCACGCAGGAGAAAAAAGGCCTGGACACCGGGCTGATCGTCACCCATCCGCTAACCCAATTGCCAGTGGCGGTGTGGGTTGGCAACTACGTGTTGATGAGTTATGGCGACGGCGCTGTCATGGGCGTGCCCGCGCATGATGAGCGCGACTTCGCCTTTGCCAAAAAGTACGGACTGCCGATCAAGCAGGTGGTGCAGGTGGACGGCGAGCAGTTTGATTACGACCAGTGGCAGGACTGGTACGCCGACAAGCAGCGTGGCGTGGCCATCAACTCCGGCAGTTTCAGCGGCATGTCGTTCAAGCAAGCGGTGGAGGCGGTGGCGCACAAGCTGGCGGCGCTGGGTCTGGGTGAGAAAAAAACCACCTGGCGCCTGCGCGACTGGGGTGTGAGCCGCCAGCGTTACTGGGGCACACCGATCCCCATCATTCACTGCCCCGAACACGGCGCCGTGCCGGTGCCCGAAAAAGATCTGCCGGTGGTGTTGCCGCAGGACTGCGTGCCCGATGGCTCCGGCAACCCCTTGCACAAGCACGAAGGCTTCCATGCGGGTGTGGTCTGCCCGATTTGTGGCGTGGCGGCGCGGCGCGAGACCGACACCATGGACACCTTTGTGGACAGCTCGTGGTACTTCATGCGTTACTGCGACCCGAAGAATGAGAAGGCGATGGTCGGCGAGGGTGCGGCTTACTGGATGCCGATGGACCAGTACATTGGCGGCATTGAGCACGCCATCCTGCATCTGCTGTATGCGCGCTTCTGGACCAAGGTCATGCGCGACCTGGGGCTGGTCAAGGTCGATGAACCGTTCACCAAACTGCTCACGCAAGGCATGGTGCTCAACCATATCTACTCACGCAAAGGTGAGAACGGGGCCAAAGACTATTTCTGGCCGAACGATGTTGAAAATGTGTCCGATGAGACCGGCAAGGTGGTGGCTGCCAAGCTGAAAGTCGCCGTGGGCAACTTGCCCGCTGGCACGCTGGTCGACTACGAGGGCATCGGCACCATGTCCAAGTCGAAAAACAACGGCGTGGACCCGCAGGACCTGATCGAAAGGTATGGCGCCGACACCGCCCGCCTGTACACCATGTTCACCGCGCCGCCCGAGGCCACGCTGGAGTGGAACGACGCGGCGGTCGAAGGCAGCTACCGCTTCCTGCGCCGGGTCTGGAACTTCGGCATCAAACTGTCTACTATTGATATGATAGCAGTTGATGAAAGTACGACGGGGGCTACAGCGCTGAATGACATAAATTTCAGCAAGGAAGCGAAAGTCCTGCGGCTGGAAATCCACACCGTGCTGAAACAGGTGGATTACGACTACCAGCGCATGCAGTACAACACCGTGGTCTCCGGTGCGATGAAGATGATCAATGCGCTGGAGAACTTCAAAGCCACCGACTCAGGCGGCGCGCAAGTGGCGCTGATAGAGGGTTTTGGCATCCTGCTGCGCTGCCTGTACCCGGCCACGCCGCACATCGCGCACAGCCTGTGGCAGGGTTTGGGCTATGCCGGCACCCTGGGCGACCTGCTCGATGCACCCTGGCCCCAGGTGGACGAACTGGCGCTGTTGCAGGATGAGGTTGAACTGATGTTGCAGATCAACGGCAAGCTCAGAGGTGCCATTGTGGTGTCGGCGGGCGCCTCCAAGGTCGAGATCGAGCTGGCGGCCATCGACAGCGAGGTTTTCCGCAAGCTGGCCAACGGGGCGACGCCCAAGAAGGTCATCGTGGTGCCGGGGCGGCTGGTGAATCTGGTGGTTTGAGTCAATTCCTATGAAACGTCGTTCTGTTGTTGCGCTGCTGGGCTTGGCCAGTTTGTCGCTGGGTGGCTGCGGGTTCAAGCTGCGCGGGGTGCAAACCTACACCTTTCAGACCCTGGCGATCCTGCCCAATCCGGGTGGGCCGCTGGCCATCGAGTTGCGCCGTTCATTTGGCGATTCGGTGCGGGTGCTGGCGCCCAATGAGCCGTTCAGCCAGGCGCAGGTGGTACTCGACATCCTGCAGGAGCAGCGTGAAAAAACGGTGGTCGGGGTCAGCAGCTCGGGCCAGGTGCGTGAGTTTCAGTTGCGCATCCGGGTCAAGTTTCGGGTCCGCAACCGCGACGGTGATGAGCTGACGCCGCCGACCGAACTGGTGCAGCAACGCGATATGAGTTTCAGTGAATCAGCCGTGCTGGCCAAAGAAGCCGAGGAAGTTCTGCTGTACCGCGACATGCAGTCCGACATGGTGCAACAATTGATGCGCCGTCTGGCAGCCATCAAATAGTGGGGGGGCGCCGCCCGCCGCCAGGCGAAGCGAGCTTGGGTTTCTGTTCTCAAACGATGGGAGAGACGAGAAACTGGCCCGATGAGACAACCCACCCAAGATATTTGAACCTTCATGCAGCTCGCCCCTCACCAACTCGCCAACCACTTGCAGAAAGGCCTGAAAAGCCTGTACACCGTGTATGGCGACGAGCCGTTGCTGGTCCAGGAGGCGGCGGACGCTATTCGCGCGTTCGCCCGCACCCAGGGCTTTACCGAGCGCAGTTCGCACACGGTGGCCGGGGCGCACTTTGACTGGAGCGAGGTGCTGGCGGCCGGCGGCTCCCTGAGCTTGTTCGCTGACAAGCAGATCGTCGAGTTGCGTATTCCCTCCGGCAAACCCGGCAAGGAGGGCGGCGTGGCGCTGCAGCAACTGGCCGAACAAGCGCGCGGCAACGAGTCAACCCTGACCCTTGTCATGCTGCCGCGGCTCGACAAGCTGGGCAAAGGCAGCGCCTGGTTTGGCGCGCTGGAGAGTTTTGGCATCACGCTGGCGGTGGAGCCGGTTGAGCGTAATGCCTTGCCAGCGTGGATTGCGCAGCGTCTGGCCGTTCAAGGCCAGCGTGTGGCCGCCGGTGAAGCTGGTCAGCACAGCTTGCAGTTCTTTGCCGACCGGGTGGAAGGCAATTTGCTGGCAGCGCATCAGGAAATCCAGAAACTTGCCCTGTTGTATCCGCCCGGCGAGTTGACGTTTGACCAGATTGAGAGCGCCGTGCTCAACGTGGCGCGCTACGACGTGTTCAAACTGTCGGACGCCGTGCTCTCGGGCCAGGTCGTTCGCGTGCAGCGCATGCTGGACGGCTTGCAGGCCGAGGGTGAGGCGGCGGTGCTGGTGCATTACACCCTGGCCGAGGACATACGCGCCTTGAAACGTGTCAAAGATGCGATGAACCGTGGCAGTCCGCTGCCGATGGCCTTGCGCGAGCAGCGCGTGTGGGGCACGCGCGAGCGTTTGTTTGAACGCGTGCTGCCGCGCCTGGGTGACGCTGCCCTGGCAAGCTTGCTGCGGGCGGCGCACCAGGTCGATGGTGTGGTCAAAGGCCTCAAGTCCCCCGACTGGCCCACGGAGCCCTGGGCTGCGTTGCAACAGCTGGCGTTTGATTTGTGCCGCGAATGCGCCCGCGTGCCGGGCAAGCGCTAAAGCGTCGGGCACAGCGTCCTGAAAACCCAGACAGTCGCGCAACTAAGGGTAAACCCTTATAATACGGACCTGTCAACTTCAAGAGGACTTACCATGTCCAAACTGATAGAGCGTATCAAAGCTCTGATTCCCATCATCAAGGGCCAAAAAGACCTTGACGATGCGTACCTTGCCCGATCGGCCGACGTGTATGACCTCGAGCGTCGTATGCGTCTGCTTGACGTAGAGTCCCGCGCCAACGCGCGCAGTCTGATTTTCGGCACCATGATGCCGTGAGGAGGCTGGCCATGAACTGCCCTCCAACGCCAGACGAAACAGCGGCCAGTTTTGGTCGCACACTGACACTTCTTCAGGGCTTGCCATTTGACCTGGCCCGCGCGCAGTACGCCGCCGGGGTGCGAGTCGGGCTCATCGAGCAGTCTTTGCTCGGCTGGGCCAAATTCGAACGTCAAGTCAACTTGTTGGAAAAATTAACGCTGGGGCCTTGGGCGCGTAGCGTCTGACGGGGCTTTTATCTCATGGCGGTGCCCGCCTGACGGATGGATCCGCCGGATCGCCTGGGTGTCAGTGAAGGCACGGGCCGACCGGTTCGAACCGAGTGGTCTGCAACTCTGCCAAAATGCACCCCTGCGACCCGCGCCTGTGTTTGTATGGCTCGCCCGATCAAAAGCCGAATTTGAGCCGTTAATAAGTACATGATTCCACTCAACACGACCGACTACGCCAACGCCCTTGGTTTGAAGGCAAAACAGGCTTCAGCCCTGATGGCGCGGGCGCCAACAGCGACCAAAAACGCAGCGCTTCGCAAGCTTGCCGGGCTGCTGCGCGCCAACGTGAACGCGCTGCAGATCGACAACGCCAGAGACATTGAGCGCGCTGTTCAATCCGGGCTGGCCGCGCCCATGGTGGATCGGCTGAAACTGAGCCCTCAAGTCATCGAGACCTGCGCCCAGGGCTGCGAGCAGCTGGCCGGCATGGCTGATGTGATTGGCGAGATCATTGGCATGAAGCAGCAGCCCAGCGGCATCCGCGTCGGGCAGATGCGGGTGCCGATTGGCGTCTTTGGCATGATTTTTGAGAGCCGCCCCAACGTGACGATTGAGGCCGCCAGCCTGTCCATCAAGAGCGGCAACGCCTGCATCTTGCGGGGCGGCTCGGAGGCGATCGAGTCGAACAAGGCGCTGGCCCGGCTGGTGCAGCAGGCTTTGACTGAGAGCGGCTTGCCTGCGGAGGCGGTGCAACTGGTGCAAACCACCGACCGCGCCGTGGTGGGCCAGCTCATCACCATGCCGCAGTATGTGGATGTGATCATTCCGCGCGGCGGCAAGGGCCTGATCGAGCGCATCAGCCGCGACGCCAAGGTGCCGGTGATCAAGCACCTGGATGGCAATTGCCACACCTACGTGGACGACCCGTGCGACATCGCCATGGCGGTCAAGGTGGCCGACAACGCCAAGACCAACAAATACAGCCCGTGCAACGCGACCGAGAGCCTGCTGGTGGCGCGCGCTGTGGCGGCTGAGTTTTTGCCCTCGATTGGCCGGGTCTACGCCGCCAAGGGGGTGGAGATGCGCTGCGACCCGCAGGCGCTCGCAATCTTTAAGGAAAATCAGCCTGTAGCCCCCGTGAATATTGGGCATGACGCTATCGATTCAGCAGTGGAACTCAAGCCGGTGCTGGTGTTGGCGCAAGAGTCCGACTGGTTCGAGGAATACCTGGCGCCTATCATCAGCATCAAGGTGGTGGCCGGTGTCGACGAGGCCATTGCCCATATCAACCGCTATTCGAGCCACCACACCGATGCCATCCTGACGCGCGACCACATGCACGCCCAACAGTTTTTGCGCGAGGTGGACTCCGCCAGCGTCATGGTCAACACCAGCACGCGCTTTGCCGATGGCTTTGAGTACGGCCTGGGGGCCGAGATTGGCATCAGCACCGATAAATTTCACGCCCGCGGCCCGGTCGGCATTGAAGGCCTGACCTCACTCAAGTACGTGGTGCTGGGCGACGGCGAAATACGCGCTTAAACTCGCCTGCGCGTTCCGTTTCGGGATGCCATTGCGCGGGTTTCAAATCCAAAGGACAACTCATGCGTCACGCCTTGCACAGCAGAACATTTTGCGCCAGCACCCTGCTGCTGGCCGTGGCGTGGCCCTTGGCGGCGAACGCCAGCGCCCAACTTGCCGTCGACCATGGTTGCTACAACTGCCATGGGGCCAATTTGCGTGATGAAGCGCCCAGTATGGAACGTTTGGCGCAGAAGCTGAGCAAGTACAAGGGTGACCCGGCGGCGCAACAGAAATTTGTCGACAAATACCGCGCTGGCGAAATGTTCGGCCACATCGACGCCCACGAGCGCTTGAGCCTCGAATCCGCCACGGCACTGGTGCGTTGGCTGGCCGAGGGTGGCAAGTAAAAAAAACCGTGCCTCTAGAATTGCACGCTCCAAGCACCAACTGAGGACCCTATGGTTCCACATCTCGTTACCGCGCTCACAGGCCCCATCAATGAACTGGAGCAGCGCGTGCTTGACTCCATGCCCGCTATCGAGCGCTGGTTCCGGCTGGAGTGGATGGAGCACACGCCGCCGTTCTACAGCTCGGTGGATGTGCGCAATGCCGGCTTCAAGCTGGCGCCGGTGGACACCAATTTGTTCCCCAACGGCTGGAACCACCTGACGCCCGAGATGCTGCCACTGGCAGTGCAGGCCGCCATGGCCGCGATCGAGAAAATATGCCCGGAAGCCCGCAACCTGCTGGTGATCCCCGAGAACAACGTCGCGAACACCGGCTACCTGGCCAGCCTGGCGCAGTTGCAGCGTATTTTTCACATGGCCGGCCTGAACGTGCGCCTCGGCTCGATTGACCCGGCCATCAAGAAAACCACGGTCATGACCTTGCCCGACGGCGATTCCATCACGCTGGAGCCCGTCATCCGTGGCAAGCGCCGCCTGGGCGTGAAAGACTTTGACCCGTGCACCATTTTGCTCAACACGGACCTGAGTGCGGGCGTGCCCGGCATTCTGGAAGAAATTTACGAGCAATATGTGCTGCCGCCCCTGCATGCCGGTTGGACCACCCGGCGCAAGAGCACTCATTTCAAGTGTTATGAAGAAGTGGCCAAGCGCATGGGCAAGTTGTTGGGGATTGATCCGTGGCTGATCAATCCCTTGTTTGAAAAATGCGGCGAAGTCAACCTGGCCCAGGGTGTTGGCATGGAATGCCTGAGCTCCCAAGTTGACGTCCTGCTGGGCAAGATTCGCCGCAAATACAAGGAATACGGCATCAAGGAAAAACCGTTTGTGGTGGTCAAGACTGACAACGGCACCCACGGCATGGGCATCCTGACCGTGCGCGATGCCAAAGAGCTGCCCGCACTGAGTTTGAACGC contains these protein-coding regions:
- a CDS encoding PTS sugar transporter subunit IIA, whose protein sequence is MNRLAAILPLAQVLVQVDATSKKRAFEEAGLLFENLHGLSRSLVTDSLFSRERLGSTGLGHGVAIPHGRIKGLKLPMAAVLQLTRPIGFDAPDEQPVNLLIFLLVPESATQKHLEILSEIAEMLSDATLREKMALSASAEELHGFIVKWQSAQVV
- the hprK gene encoding HPr(Ser) kinase/phosphatase, coding for MKPNVVSADVLFDEFRGALKWEWLAGLGASERRFDEVAVRAARSGADLVGHLNYIHPYRIQILGQREIAYLTNSTPDDCARRISRIVTLEPPVLILADGQDAPQALLSMCERAQIPMFATASSSAFVIDVLRAYLSKYFADRITMHGVFMDILGLGVLITGESGLGKSELGLELISRGNGLVADDAVDLYRINQDTIEGRCPELLMNLLEVRGIGLLDIRGIFGETAVRRRMRLKLIVHLVRRETMERDYERIPYEPLTQDVLDVPVRKVVIQVVAGRNIAVLVEAAVRNTILQLRGIDTYQEFVERHRKAMKLSE
- the fur gene encoding ferric iron uptake transcriptional regulator; the encoded protein is MTKIDELKSTGLKATLPRLKILEIFHKGGQRHMTAEDVFRVLLEERSDVGLATVYRVLAQFEQADILIRSHFESGRAVYELNEGQHHDHLVCLDCGKVEEFYDPEIEKRQRAVAKAKGFAIADHALSLYAHCTRERCPNRPASADAQD
- a CDS encoding outer membrane protein assembly factor BamE; protein product: MTDLQRLATRLGLIFAASASLVACGSLNGASTSIASIVTPYKIDIVQGNFVSQEQAAAVTPGMSRVQVRDILGTPLLSSIFHADRWDYVFTFKRQGLAPQARKVTVFFKDDALERIEADALPTEAEFVASLDSGRQAGKVPVLEMPPESLTAAPAPIKTVEPTPLPPLPASYPPLEPVAR
- the dapB gene encoding 4-hydroxy-tetrahydrodipicolinate reductase, with translation MTQNLTHRVAIAGASGRMGQMLIEAIKSAPDCELTGALDVPTSPALGADAMAFLGQTSGVAITADLAVGLKQARTLIDFTRPEGTLAHVRMCRELGVNVVIGTTGFSDAQKAEITAATRDIAIVMAPNMSVGVNVTLKLLEMAAKALATGYDIEIIEAHHRHKVDAPSGTALKMGEVVAGALGRDLKDCAVYARQGVTGERDPSSIGFATIRGGDIVGDHTVLFAGIGERIEISHKSSSRATYAQGSLRALRFLSQQKAGLYDMADVLNLK
- a CDS encoding MotA/TolQ/ExbB proton channel family protein, with amino-acid sequence MNAAQLFWQGDTLTRGVALLLLAMSVGSWVVIVWKAWLLRRASADVVRSLAAFWSSISVAEALHKLQAFDREALVIPMIVATKLEANGTLSSAGDKSQQLTRVLRDALHAALTKLHYGQVLLATVGATAPFVGLLGTVWGIYHALIGIANAGQVTIDKISGPVGEALIMTAAGLAVAIPAVLGYNVLGRVIGRIEAQLEGFARDLRELAGTQPVWQV
- a CDS encoding ExbD/TolR family protein: MSFGRLERTPGPKPMSEINMTPLVDVMLVLVVIFIITAPLLASSIQLDLPKAQASPVSAAPKFVTVVVDRSGQTFLDDQVLTLTELATQLAQTARLNPDLEVQLRADTAVPYGRIVDVMGIAQKAGLNRIGFVTNPKPPVAP
- the leuS gene encoding leucine--tRNA ligase, with protein sequence MQEKYTPLDVEQAAQSHWTAMDAYRVTEDSSKKKFYACSMLPYPSGKLHMGHVRNYTINDMLTRYLRMNGYNVLMPMGWDAFGLPAENAALKNGVPPAQWTFENIAYMKQQMQAMGLAIDWSREVATCDPSYYKWNQWLFLKMLDKGIAYRKTQVVNWDPVDQTVLANEQVIDGKGWRTGATVEKREIPGYYLKITDYAEELLGQVQTGLPGWPERVKLMQENWIGKSEGVRFAFTHDIRDASGALIDDGRMYVFTTRPDTIKGVTFCAVAPEHPLALHAARGNPALAAFIEECKTGGTTEAELATQEKKGLDTGLIVTHPLTQLPVAVWVGNYVLMSYGDGAVMGVPAHDERDFAFAKKYGLPIKQVVQVDGEQFDYDQWQDWYADKQRGVAINSGSFSGMSFKQAVEAVAHKLAALGLGEKKTTWRLRDWGVSRQRYWGTPIPIIHCPEHGAVPVPEKDLPVVLPQDCVPDGSGNPLHKHEGFHAGVVCPICGVAARRETDTMDTFVDSSWYFMRYCDPKNEKAMVGEGAAYWMPMDQYIGGIEHAILHLLYARFWTKVMRDLGLVKVDEPFTKLLTQGMVLNHIYSRKGENGAKDYFWPNDVENVSDETGKVVAAKLKVAVGNLPAGTLVDYEGIGTMSKSKNNGVDPQDLIERYGADTARLYTMFTAPPEATLEWNDAAVEGSYRFLRRVWNFGIKLSTIDMIAVDESTTGATALNDINFSKEAKVLRLEIHTVLKQVDYDYQRMQYNTVVSGAMKMINALENFKATDSGGAQVALIEGFGILLRCLYPATPHIAHSLWQGLGYAGTLGDLLDAPWPQVDELALLQDEVELMLQINGKLRGAIVVSAGASKVEIELAAIDSEVFRKLANGATPKKVIVVPGRLVNLVV
- the lptE gene encoding LPS assembly lipoprotein LptE — its product is MKRRSVVALLGLASLSLGGCGFKLRGVQTYTFQTLAILPNPGGPLAIELRRSFGDSVRVLAPNEPFSQAQVVLDILQEQREKTVVGVSSSGQVREFQLRIRVKFRVRNRDGDELTPPTELVQQRDMSFSESAVLAKEAEEVLLYRDMQSDMVQQLMRRLAAIK
- the holA gene encoding DNA polymerase III subunit delta; protein product: MQLAPHQLANHLQKGLKSLYTVYGDEPLLVQEAADAIRAFARTQGFTERSSHTVAGAHFDWSEVLAAGGSLSLFADKQIVELRIPSGKPGKEGGVALQQLAEQARGNESTLTLVMLPRLDKLGKGSAWFGALESFGITLAVEPVERNALPAWIAQRLAVQGQRVAAGEAGQHSLQFFADRVEGNLLAAHQEIQKLALLYPPGELTFDQIESAVLNVARYDVFKLSDAVLSGQVVRVQRMLDGLQAEGEAAVLVHYTLAEDIRALKRVKDAMNRGSPLPMALREQRVWGTRERLFERVLPRLGDAALASLLRAAHQVDGVVKGLKSPDWPTEPWAALQQLAFDLCRECARVPGKR
- a CDS encoding DUF3563 family protein; amino-acid sequence: MSKLIERIKALIPIIKGQKDLDDAYLARSADVYDLERRMRLLDVESRANARSLIFGTMMP